A stretch of Blautia liquoris DNA encodes these proteins:
- a CDS encoding N-acetyltransferase → MRIIKYEQAYQTLISKFTCGNIVIDNFLKSSDALDDNQGVTYIMLSDNENMIIGYYNISTGRVDQIERVNNVDYYVPMGGSVNINYLAIAKEYQRINIYKGEKTKVYLGDYLLHDCEKRIAMLQKIVGISFITLNSTEQGYHLYHERNSYSDFEEDMSTFVPESDKLCYKLYKWIDDIVIT, encoded by the coding sequence ATGAGAATTATAAAATACGAACAAGCCTATCAGACTTTGATATCAAAGTTTACATGTGGAAATATTGTAATTGATAATTTTTTAAAATCGAGTGATGCCCTTGATGATAATCAGGGTGTCACTTATATTATGCTATCTGATAATGAAAACATGATAATTGGCTATTATAATATCAGCACTGGCAGAGTGGATCAGATTGAAAGAGTAAATAATGTGGATTATTATGTTCCAATGGGAGGCTCTGTAAATATTAACTATCTTGCAATCGCTAAGGAATACCAAAGAATAAACATTTACAAAGGTGAAAAAACCAAAGTATATTTGGGTGATTACCTATTGCATGATTGTGAAAAACGGATCGCCATGTTACAAAAAATAGTTGGGATTTCTTTCATAACGTTAAATTCAACCGAACAGGGATATCATTTATATCACGAACGCAACAGCTACTCTGATTTTGAAGAAGACATGAGTACTTTTGTACCTGAAAGCGATAAGTTGTGTTATAAATTATATAAATGGATAGATGACATTGTTATTACATAG
- a CDS encoding type II TA system antitoxin MqsA family protein: MNERIVFCEECRNDVSYTVIEKQMTGTIKDEKYIYMGKEAHCAECGSEVYVDEINDYNLRALYDQYRKKHDIISLDELLKIPEKYAIGKRNLSLLLGWGEQTFSRYCDGDMPTKQYSDTLKQINNDPVYYDVLLEKNKQNLKTAKAYEKSKKAVGALLGAKEHGANKIDLSIEYLLCRCQDITPLALQKALYYVQGFYYAFYKTFLFPEECEAWIHGPVYRDIYYRYRDYRFDSIESSGGCDDSEFSSSEKAVLDSVAKNICCYSGKVLEKFTHSESPWILARGELPENVSYNRTIQKDQIGNYFNAVKEKYNMINPNDIKKYAQTMFQQI, translated from the coding sequence GTGAATGAAAGAATAGTATTTTGTGAAGAATGTAGAAACGATGTATCTTATACTGTTATTGAAAAGCAAATGACAGGTACGATTAAAGATGAGAAGTATATTTATATGGGAAAAGAGGCCCATTGTGCGGAGTGTGGATCTGAAGTATATGTGGATGAGATAAATGATTATAATTTAAGAGCACTGTATGATCAATACAGAAAGAAACATGATATTATTTCTCTGGATGAGCTTTTGAAAATACCTGAGAAATATGCAATTGGAAAACGAAATCTTTCGTTATTGCTGGGTTGGGGGGAACAAACATTTTCACGGTATTGTGATGGGGATATGCCAACAAAACAATATTCTGACACATTAAAACAGATTAATAATGATCCTGTCTATTATGATGTATTGCTTGAGAAAAACAAACAGAATTTAAAAACTGCAAAAGCTTATGAAAAGAGTAAAAAAGCTGTCGGTGCATTGCTGGGCGCGAAAGAACATGGAGCCAATAAGATAGATCTGAGCATTGAGTATTTGCTTTGCCGATGCCAGGACATTACACCATTGGCGTTACAAAAGGCATTGTATTATGTTCAGGGGTTTTATTATGCATTTTATAAAACATTTTTATTTCCGGAAGAATGTGAAGCCTGGATTCATGGACCAGTTTATCGTGACATTTATTATAGATATCGTGATTATAGATTTGATTCAATTGAAAGTAGCGGTGGATGTGATGACTCTGAATTTTCCTCATCAGAAAAAGCTGTTTTGGATAGCGTTGCTAAAAACATATGCTGCTATAGTGGAAAAGTTTTAGAGAAGTTTACACATTCTGAGTCACCGTGGATATTAGCCAGAGGAGAACTGCCAGAGAATGTATCATATAACAGAACCATTCAGAAAGATCAGATTGGAAACTATTTTAATGCGGTGAAAGAAAAGTATAACATGATTAATCCAAATGATATCAAAAAATATGCGCAGACTATGTTTCAGCAAATATAG
- a CDS encoding putative DNA modification/repair radical SAM protein, which produces MKILSDELSLQEKLNILADAAKYDVACTSSGVDRRGQKGSLGNSCAAGICHSFASDGRCISLLKILQSNECVYDCKYCLNRSSNDRVRATFKPEEICQLVIEFYRRNYIEGLFLSSGVCKNPTYTMELMYRTLYLLRNQYHFNGYIHVKAIPNAPGELLEQVGYLADRMSINLELPTAEGLKELAPHKTQTAILKPMGQIQHRIADYRLSIGKDSRMERSSQNRYLSDSIFDSSPKYIKENHQYPQVSTFHPPQAEKPAPFVPAGQSTQMIIGATEENDYQLLTTSQQLYQQYDLKRVFYSAYVPLNEDANLPPLDTPPPLLREHRLYQADWLLRYYGFHAEDLLSMDRPNFNVFLDPKCDWALRHLEQFPVEINRADYAALLKVPGIGTKSAMRIVKSRRTGVLTFDSLKKIGVVLKRAKYFITCQGKMMYHIRIDEDFITRQLIGEDYQKSWDIDHPGSYRQLSLFDDQMFQIQPDTTDVQQTVFGQL; this is translated from the coding sequence ATGAAAATTTTATCAGATGAACTATCCTTGCAGGAAAAACTGAATATTCTCGCAGACGCCGCAAAGTATGATGTGGCCTGTACCTCCAGCGGAGTAGACCGCAGGGGACAGAAAGGAAGCCTGGGCAATTCCTGTGCTGCAGGAATCTGCCATAGCTTTGCCTCAGACGGAAGATGTATCTCACTTTTAAAGATTCTGCAGAGTAATGAGTGTGTTTATGACTGCAAATACTGTCTGAACCGCTCCAGTAATGATCGCGTGCGGGCTACCTTCAAGCCGGAGGAAATCTGCCAGCTGGTAATAGAGTTCTATCGGCGGAATTACATCGAAGGTCTGTTCTTAAGCTCCGGTGTGTGTAAAAATCCCACCTATACCATGGAATTAATGTACCGCACCCTTTATCTTTTGCGTAACCAATATCATTTCAATGGTTATATCCATGTAAAAGCAATTCCAAATGCTCCCGGAGAGCTTTTGGAACAGGTGGGATATCTGGCCGACCGCATGAGTATCAATCTGGAACTTCCTACAGCGGAAGGATTGAAAGAACTGGCACCTCATAAAACACAGACAGCCATATTAAAACCCATGGGGCAGATACAGCATCGAATCGCCGATTATCGTCTCTCTATCGGAAAAGACTCCCGTATGGAGCGAAGCAGCCAAAACCGCTATCTTTCCGACAGCATCTTTGATAGCTCTCCAAAATATATCAAAGAAAATCATCAGTACCCCCAAGTAAGCACTTTCCATCCCCCCCAAGCAGAGAAGCCGGCCCCTTTTGTGCCGGCCGGGCAAAGTACACAGATGATTATCGGTGCCACAGAAGAGAATGATTATCAGCTTCTGACTACTTCTCAGCAGCTATATCAGCAATACGACTTAAAAAGAGTTTTTTACTCCGCTTATGTTCCATTGAACGAAGATGCGAATCTCCCGCCGCTTGACACTCCCCCTCCTCTTTTACGGGAACACCGCTTGTACCAGGCCGATTGGCTGCTACGTTATTATGGATTTCATGCCGAGGATCTGCTCAGCATGGACCGTCCGAATTTCAATGTCTTCCTAGATCCCAAGTGTGACTGGGCACTGCGTCATCTGGAACAGTTCCCGGTGGAAATTAACCGGGCTGACTACGCTGCCCTTCTGAAAGTCCCCGGGATAGGTACCAAGTCAGCAATGCGGATTGTTAAGAGCCGGCGCACCGGAGTTCTTACCTTTGATTCTTTAAAAAAAATAGGTGTTGTATTAAAACGCGCGAAATACTTTATTACCTGTCAGGGCAAGATGATGTATCATATAAGGATTGATGAAGACTTCATCACACGCCAGTTAATTGGTGAGGATTACCAGAAATCCTGGGACATTGATCATCCCGGCTCCTACAGGCAGCTATCTCTGTTTGATGATCAGATGTTTCAGATACAGCCCGATACGACCGATGTGCAGCAAACAGTTTTCGGGCAGCTTTAA
- a CDS encoding carbohydrate ABC transporter permease gives MLLTQKFIKGKNLHRMIIFSPQVMSYLVVGLVFKSMLHPTTGFLNDFLRKIGLGALAKNWLTDLHLVFPTVMTVDTWKGMGYIMVVVIAGLMSISPEYYEAASIDGASFFQKLRCITLPLLKPVLVNVTVLNVTYGLRVFDMIYSLTNGGPGNATGVINTAVYKEFSKGDLAMGTTLSSVLFFIVLALLYFIIKSMENKEVEV, from the coding sequence TTGCTGCTGACGCAGAAATTTATTAAAGGTAAGAATCTACATCGCATGATTATCTTTTCCCCACAGGTAATGTCATATTTGGTGGTGGGCCTGGTATTTAAGAGTATGCTTCATCCGACCACAGGGTTTTTAAATGATTTTCTTCGTAAAATCGGTCTTGGCGCGCTGGCAAAAAACTGGCTTACGGACCTACATCTGGTTTTTCCTACCGTTATGACAGTAGATACCTGGAAAGGTATGGGGTACATTATGGTGGTAGTCATTGCGGGGCTGATGTCCATATCACCGGAATATTACGAGGCCGCCAGTATTGACGGTGCCAGCTTCTTTCAGAAACTGCGCTGCATTACTCTGCCGCTTTTAAAACCTGTGCTTGTCAATGTGACTGTATTAAATGTGACCTATGGGCTTCGTGTATTTGATATGATTTATTCGCTGACCAATGGCGGACCCGGAAATGCCACCGGTGTAATTAACACTGCTGTGTATAAAGAGTTTTCCAAAGGAGATCTGGCCATGGGAACCACACTTTCGAGTGTATTGTTCTTCATTGTGCTAGCCCTCTTGTATTTTATTATCAAGTCAATGGAAAATAAGGAGGTGGAAGTCTGA
- a CDS encoding putative toxin-antitoxin system toxin component, PIN family has translation MKILIDTNILISALLFPKSEPSKALIYTSTYHEMVLCDQNLTELRKVLNRKALYALPDAEVLLAELSYELIPAAYHAEKLIRDAKDQPILNAAIVADVDIILTGDKDFLSLDMEHPKCMTVARFLESEGLAE, from the coding sequence ATGAAGATATTGATAGATACAAATATCCTGATTTCTGCATTGCTTTTCCCGAAGTCGGAACCATCAAAAGCACTTATCTATACCTCGACTTACCATGAGATGGTTTTATGCGACCAGAACTTAACCGAACTTCGTAAGGTTCTAAACCGTAAAGCACTTTATGCCTTACCGGATGCCGAAGTGCTTCTGGCAGAGCTATCCTATGAATTGATTCCAGCAGCTTACCATGCGGAGAAATTAATTCGTGATGCAAAAGACCAGCCGATATTAAATGCGGCTATCGTTGCCGATGTTGACATAATATTGACTGGCGACAAAGACTTTCTAAGTCTTGACATGGAGCACCCTAAGTGCATGACAGTTGCCCGATTTTTAGAATCAGAAGGATTAGCGGAGTAG
- a CDS encoding carbohydrate ABC transporter permease has product MGKTGKIVGHLIGNIVSVFISLVVIIPLVVLFLNSFKTSAEANRMTLSLPTKWVFENYATVIEQGKLVSAFLNGFLYSTCSVVIIVVVVGAAAFVISRNNKGVNRFLYYFIISGIAMPINNVALMKVMQSFHIVNTRIGIILLYAAINIPLSLFLAYGFVETIPREIDEAAVIDGCKPWQLFVKVIAPLLKPIVSTLFVLDFMAVWNDFTMPLYYLNNSKKWPMTLAVYNFFGAFENSWNLVAADIILTLAPVLLVFVLGQKYIVGGVSAGSVKG; this is encoded by the coding sequence ATGGGAAAAACAGGTAAGATTGTTGGACATCTAATCGGTAATATTGTATCGGTTTTTATCAGCCTTGTGGTGATTATACCGCTTGTAGTTTTATTCCTGAACTCGTTTAAGACCTCTGCTGAAGCAAACAGGATGACTCTTTCTCTGCCGACAAAGTGGGTGTTTGAAAATTATGCGACCGTCATAGAACAGGGGAAGCTGGTGTCCGCATTTCTCAATGGTTTTTTATATTCCACTTGTAGTGTAGTCATCATCGTTGTTGTTGTAGGTGCTGCTGCGTTCGTGATTTCGAGAAACAATAAAGGTGTTAACCGTTTTCTTTATTATTTCATCATTTCAGGTATTGCGATGCCGATTAACAATGTTGCACTTATGAAGGTTATGCAGTCATTCCATATCGTGAATACAAGAATTGGAATTATACTGCTTTATGCCGCCATTAATATTCCGCTGAGCTTGTTCCTGGCTTACGGGTTTGTAGAGACGATTCCGAGAGAAATTGATGAAGCGGCTGTAATTGACGGGTGCAAGCCGTGGCAGCTTTTTGTCAAAGTAATTGCTCCGTTGCTAAAGCCCATTGTGTCAACACTGTTTGTTCTGGATTTTATGGCGGTGTGGAACGATTTCACCATGCCTTTGTATTATCTGAACAATTCAAAAAAATGGCCGATGACACTGGCAGTCTATAACTTCTTTGGCGCATTCGAAAACTCCTGGAACCTGGTTGCTGCAGACATTATACTGACGCTCGCACCGGTCCTTCTGGTATTTGTACTGGGACAGAAATACATTGTCGGAGGGGTATCGGCCGGCTCTGTTAAGGGATGA
- a CDS encoding multidrug transporter: MDWRNCKDLTIKFNWNSIGYAAIAALNKEYIDLLASDEENPSDRFWMLEEHIKKDKKHPGVRIEMRKSNVIYDIAGLVAQKIITPAACNRCA; this comes from the coding sequence ATGGACTGGAGAAATTGTAAAGACTTAACAATAAAATTCAATTGGAATTCAATTGGATACGCAGCAATTGCTGCTCTTAATAAAGAATATATTGATTTGCTGGCTTCTGACGAGGAAAATCCATCTGATAGATTCTGGATGTTGGAGGAACATATTAAGAAGGACAAGAAACATCCCGGTGTGAGAATTGAAATGAGAAAATCCAATGTTATATATGACATTGCCGGTCTGGTTGCTCAGAAAATTATTACACCTGCAGCATGCAATCGATGCGCTTGA
- a CDS encoding AbrB/MazE/SpoVT family DNA-binding domain-containing protein: MNLAKISANGQITVPAEIRRLLELKSGDKILFYQKPTGEIIIENASTQAIYKAQKAFSGVAESLGVANEDDVQTLVDEIRYGKE, from the coding sequence ATGAATCTAGCTAAAATTTCTGCTAACGGTCAGATTACCGTACCTGCTGAAATCCGTCGTTTACTAGAGTTGAAATCCGGCGATAAAATCTTGTTTTATCAAAAACCTACCGGAGAAATCATAATAGAAAATGCTTCCACACAAGCGATCTACAAAGCCCAAAAAGCCTTTTCCGGTGTTGCAGAAAGCCTTGGTGTAGCGAACGAAGATGACGTACAGACACTTGTAGATGAAATACGTTATGGAAAGGAATAG
- a CDS encoding TIGR03915 family putative DNA repair protein, translating to MTIFTCFDQFEDMMTCIYDAWDSKLGHKNIRLLTEPVGNLELFCDYLHVDADKRKTVSVINSIQHKISFEAYQMVFRCAMSQVPDKLDVIYRFLLFGFTYGSKVVNMLQIPAVSAIFEVNRSVLNESHQFQEFLRFTLMQDGVLVSHIEPRSDILTFLAPQFEDRMPSENWMIIDDNRKTAVVHPRNSEFYLTSLSKEEFDRIKSLEDKSDPYVELWKGFFETIGIKERKNYKCQRNHIPLWCRKHVTEF from the coding sequence ATGACAATTTTTACATGCTTCGATCAATTTGAAGATATGATGACCTGTATTTATGATGCCTGGGATTCTAAACTTGGACATAAAAATATCCGGCTGCTCACGGAACCAGTCGGAAATCTGGAATTATTCTGCGACTATCTTCATGTCGATGCAGATAAGAGGAAAACTGTCAGTGTCATCAACTCCATACAACATAAAATATCTTTTGAAGCCTATCAGATGGTCTTTCGCTGCGCCATGTCTCAAGTTCCAGATAAGTTGGACGTGATATACCGTTTTCTGCTTTTTGGTTTTACTTACGGCAGCAAAGTTGTGAATATGCTTCAAATTCCGGCTGTTTCCGCAATTTTTGAAGTGAACAGAAGCGTCCTTAATGAATCTCATCAGTTTCAGGAATTTCTGCGTTTCACCCTTATGCAGGATGGTGTATTGGTGTCCCATATTGAACCTCGTTCTGATATCCTGACTTTTCTGGCACCACAATTTGAGGATCGCATGCCCTCAGAAAACTGGATGATTATAGATGACAACCGAAAAACAGCTGTCGTTCATCCCAGAAATTCCGAGTTTTATCTTACCTCTCTTTCAAAAGAGGAATTTGACCGTATAAAAAGCCTGGAAGACAAGTCAGATCCATATGTGGAGCTTTGGAAAGGCTTTTTTGAAACTATTGGAATCAAAGAACGAAAAAACTACAAATGTCAGAGAAACCATATCCCCTTATGGTGCCGGAAACACGTAACGGAATTTTAG
- a CDS encoding FIVAR domain-containing protein: protein MLEKLVKEAGKYEAKLEQYTPATAESFKAALEGARAVPADEEAIQESVDSAYRILQNAIFALREIPDKSKLEELIKKAEELDLNSYTAQTVSPLRAALAIAKGTVEDPNATKDDVEAAEKRLQESIDGLEKTKARTDNKTDGANKPSKSNKPGVGGKPTTNKQVKTGDTTNIAMWAEFMVLALGGGCITFIIVRKRRLRK, encoded by the coding sequence ATGCTTGAAAAACTTGTGAAGGAAGCCGGAAAATATGAGGCAAAACTCGAGCAGTATACTCCGGCAACGGCCGAAAGCTTCAAAGCAGCATTGGAAGGGGCAAGAGCAGTTCCTGCTGACGAAGAGGCAATACAGGAAAGCGTAGATTCCGCCTATAGAATTCTGCAGAATGCAATCTTCGCATTACGTGAGATTCCAGATAAGAGTAAACTGGAGGAGCTGATCAAAAAAGCAGAAGAACTGGATTTGAACAGCTATACAGCCCAAACAGTAAGCCCGCTGCGTGCAGCACTTGCAATTGCAAAGGGAACAGTGGAAGATCCGAATGCAACGAAGGATGACGTAGAGGCAGCCGAAAAGAGGCTGCAGGAATCTATAGATGGTCTGGAGAAAACAAAAGCACGGACGGATAATAAAACGGACGGAGCCAATAAGCCGAGTAAAAGCAATAAACCAGGTGTGGGCGGTAAACCGACTACAAATAAGCAGGTTAAGACGGGTGATACAACCAATATAGCAATGTGGGCAGAGTTTATGGTTCTGGCACTTGGAGGAGGATGTATTACATTCATCATTGTAAGAAAAAGACGTCTTCGAAAATAA
- the yicI gene encoding alpha-xylosidase has translation MKFTDGYWCVKKEITPLYAVEYCDSRINGDELIVYAPGKHISDRGDCLNLGMITIRLTSPMEDVIKVSVSHFEGTAYKGPFAQVKHTAPHVTIEETEDSIIYKSGSTKAIIDKRPDSWGIRFMDKERELTNTGFRNIAHMTNNKTNRCYMVDQLSLDVDEYVYGLGERFTPFIKNGQVVEMWNEDGGTASEIAYKNVPFYITNKGYGVLLDNEGDASYEIASEKVERVQFSVEGERLDYYVINGHTPKGTIARYTELTGKPALPPAWSFGLWLTTSFTTNYDEDTTSSFIQGMADRDIPLHVFHFDCYWMEAYEWCNFTWDPATFPDPEGMLKRYHDRGLRICVWINPYIGQKSPLFQEGSKLGYLVKKSNGDVWQTDMWQAGMGLVDFTNPKASAWYQDKLKKLLDMGVDCFKTDFGERIPVKDIAYYDGSEPVKMHNYYTQLYNQAVFELLERERGEGEAVLFARSATVGGQKFPAHWGGDCSATYPSMAETIRSGLSLACAGFGFWSHDISGFEKTAPADIYKRWCQFGLLSSHSRLHGSSSYRVPWLFDEEACDVLRKFVKLKCALMPYLYRQAVKTHEEGIPMMRPMFVEFPEDRACETPDKQYMFGDSLLVAPVFKESGEVEYYLPEGRWVNLLTGDVVIGGKWKKEIHDYFSLPLLVRPNSILAVGSCDTKPDYDYCDGVKLCLSIFDEGASASTEVTDLSGKAVMTVHVKRKGKTIFLHVEGGIGNWSYEVLGNQEISVEME, from the coding sequence ATGAAATTTACAGATGGATATTGGTGTGTGAAGAAAGAGATTACACCGCTTTATGCAGTAGAGTATTGTGACAGCCGGATAAACGGCGATGAACTGATCGTATATGCACCGGGAAAGCATATTTCCGACAGAGGAGACTGCCTGAATCTGGGCATGATTACCATCCGGCTGACAAGTCCCATGGAGGATGTGATCAAGGTATCTGTGTCCCACTTTGAAGGAACCGCCTACAAGGGTCCTTTTGCACAGGTGAAGCATACCGCTCCACATGTGACAATCGAAGAAACAGAAGATAGTATTATCTATAAGAGTGGAAGTACCAAGGCAATCATAGATAAGCGGCCTGATTCCTGGGGCATACGCTTTATGGATAAAGAGAGAGAACTTACAAACACGGGATTTCGCAATATAGCGCATATGACAAATAATAAGACCAATCGATGCTATATGGTGGATCAGCTTTCGCTGGATGTTGACGAATATGTTTATGGCCTAGGAGAGCGATTTACACCATTTATCAAGAATGGACAGGTTGTGGAGATGTGGAATGAGGACGGCGGCACAGCCAGTGAGATTGCCTACAAGAATGTTCCATTCTATATCACCAATAAAGGATATGGTGTGCTGCTGGACAATGAGGGCGATGCATCCTATGAGATAGCCAGTGAGAAAGTAGAGCGGGTGCAGTTTTCGGTCGAAGGAGAACGACTGGACTATTATGTTATCAATGGGCATACACCGAAGGGGACTATTGCCAGATATACGGAGCTGACCGGAAAACCCGCACTGCCGCCGGCCTGGTCTTTTGGCCTCTGGCTGACCACATCCTTCACGACGAACTATGATGAGGATACAACCAGCAGCTTTATTCAGGGAATGGCGGATCGTGATATTCCGTTACATGTGTTTCATTTTGACTGTTATTGGATGGAGGCGTATGAATGGTGCAACTTCACATGGGATCCTGCGACATTTCCAGACCCGGAAGGGATGCTGAAACGTTATCATGACCGGGGGCTGAGGATCTGTGTGTGGATCAATCCGTATATTGGACAAAAATCACCGCTGTTTCAGGAAGGGTCAAAGCTGGGATATTTAGTTAAAAAATCAAATGGTGATGTATGGCAGACCGATATGTGGCAGGCTGGAATGGGACTTGTGGATTTCACAAATCCAAAAGCCAGTGCATGGTACCAGGATAAACTGAAAAAGCTTCTGGATATGGGAGTAGACTGTTTTAAGACGGATTTCGGTGAGCGAATTCCGGTAAAAGACATTGCCTACTATGATGGATCTGAGCCTGTGAAAATGCATAATTATTATACACAGTTATATAATCAGGCTGTATTCGAGCTGTTAGAACGTGAGCGTGGCGAAGGCGAGGCTGTATTGTTTGCCCGTTCCGCAACCGTGGGAGGACAGAAGTTTCCTGCTCACTGGGGCGGTGACTGTTCGGCAACATATCCATCTATGGCAGAGACCATCCGCAGCGGATTATCCCTGGCCTGTGCGGGATTTGGGTTCTGGAGCCATGATATCAGCGGATTTGAGAAGACAGCTCCTGCAGATATCTACAAGAGATGGTGTCAGTTTGGCCTTTTAAGTTCCCACAGCCGGCTTCATGGCTCATCTTCTTACCGGGTGCCATGGCTTTTTGACGAGGAGGCCTGCGATGTCCTGCGAAAGTTTGTAAAACTGAAATGCGCGCTGATGCCTTATCTTTACCGGCAGGCGGTGAAGACTCACGAGGAGGGGATACCGATGATGCGCCCCATGTTTGTAGAATTTCCGGAAGACAGGGCCTGTGAAACACCAGACAAGCAGTATATGTTCGGAGATTCTCTTCTGGTGGCACCAGTATTTAAGGAGTCCGGGGAGGTGGAATATTATCTTCCGGAGGGCAGGTGGGTGAACCTGCTGACTGGGGATGTGGTCATAGGAGGAAAGTGGAAAAAAGAGATACATGATTACTTCTCATTGCCGCTGTTGGTACGTCCAAACTCGATTTTGGCTGTGGGAAGCTGCGATACAAAGCCGGATTATGATTATTGTGATGGTGTAAAGCTGTGCCTTTCTATCTTTGACGAGGGAGCTTCTGCCAGTACTGAGGTTACAGATTTAAGCGGCAAAGCAGTCATGACTGTACATGTCAAAAGAAAAGGCAAAACGATTTTTCTACATGTGGAAGGCGGTATTGGAAACTGGAGTTATGAAGTACTGGGAAATCAGGAGATTTCTGTAGAAATGGAATAA
- a CDS encoding helix-turn-helix transcriptional regulator produces the protein MYIILAVSKNSTFSENIRSAFQHEQVTVDTLKDYNEFVDYLPQNIPALIITDCSTNSIKNFRLMSAYLSARYHCGFAFTGTPKQLHPFHNHLQQIGCTALYIEKSEINSTRKLIDYFHLYKTTENSISSDDLFSENNTKDFEALLLDKSASSFTFKKYQSIFPLFQFFSCVVQLDSPYKADKYIFKLWSITKNFLIMKYSDKKVLILFWTYIDQFQNLISLRETLIHRCQTKQYRDVWIGCIHTGLYGAYKSFLEAKETYYIDYLYHPAISFDEISSSVKSASKPIRLVEIERQIRSTLEYRNGDGILKLTHDWFDECQKMNYTLENIQMDLLNLYSSIKYVIFDMYTLHATRIKNGWEVYELFHIHSVDELKEWFFDWLNYTLNNIQVKKGQGFQIEDVLEFINHHLLEKITLESTAGFFGYNTSYFSTMFKKETQETFISYVSRHKMQKAFELLQNGRKVAEVAALLGYSDLKYFRTLFKQQFHISPSSVHRLDSKQENNTR, from the coding sequence GTGTACATTATTCTTGCTGTATCAAAAAATTCAACTTTTTCAGAAAATATACGTTCTGCTTTCCAGCATGAACAGGTTACAGTCGACACATTGAAGGACTATAATGAATTTGTGGATTATCTTCCTCAGAATATCCCAGCTCTTATCATTACTGACTGTAGTACCAACAGCATTAAAAACTTCCGATTAATGTCTGCTTATCTATCTGCACGATACCACTGCGGATTTGCTTTTACAGGTACACCAAAACAGCTTCATCCGTTTCATAACCATCTGCAACAGATCGGATGCACCGCACTGTATATTGAAAAATCGGAAATAAACTCTACCAGAAAACTGATAGACTATTTTCACTTATATAAAACCACAGAAAATAGCATTTCTTCCGATGATTTATTTTCCGAAAACAATACGAAAGATTTTGAGGCGCTTCTTTTAGATAAATCAGCCTCTTCTTTCACTTTTAAAAAATATCAATCTATTTTCCCGTTGTTTCAATTCTTTTCATGTGTTGTACAATTGGATTCCCCCTATAAAGCCGACAAATATATTTTTAAACTTTGGAGTATAACAAAAAACTTTTTAATAATGAAATACTCTGATAAAAAGGTGCTGATTCTTTTTTGGACATACATAGACCAATTTCAAAATCTGATTAGTCTGCGCGAAACACTCATTCACCGCTGTCAGACCAAACAATATCGTGATGTATGGATAGGTTGTATCCACACCGGATTATATGGTGCATATAAATCTTTTCTTGAAGCAAAAGAAACATACTATATTGATTATTTATATCATCCGGCCATTTCATTCGACGAAATCAGTTCCAGTGTAAAATCTGCCTCTAAACCTATCCGCCTTGTTGAAATCGAACGGCAGATCCGTTCTACTCTGGAATACAGAAACGGAGACGGTATTTTAAAATTAACGCACGACTGGTTTGATGAATGTCAAAAAATGAACTATACCCTTGAAAACATACAAATGGATCTGCTTAATCTCTACAGCAGTATCAAATATGTTATTTTTGATATGTATACTCTACATGCAACACGTATAAAGAACGGATGGGAGGTTTACGAACTCTTTCATATTCATAGCGTTGATGAATTAAAAGAATGGTTTTTTGACTGGTTAAACTACACCTTGAATAATATACAAGTAAAAAAAGGACAGGGATTCCAAATAGAAGACGTTCTTGAATTTATTAATCATCACTTGTTAGAAAAAATCACATTGGAAAGCACAGCGGGTTTTTTTGGTTATAACACATCTTACTTTAGTACAATGTTTAAAAAAGAAACTCAGGAAACTTTTATTTCCTATGTATCAAGACATAAAATGCAAAAAGCCTTTGAACTTCTTCAGAACGGCAGAAAGGTTGCAGAAGTAGCCGCGCTCCTTGGCTACAGTGACTTAAAATATTTCCGAACGCTATTCAAACAGCAATTCCATATTTCTCCCTCTTCCGTCCACCGTTTGGATTCTAAACAAGAAAACAATACACGCTGA